From Enoplosus armatus isolate fEnoArm2 chromosome 23, fEnoArm2.hap1, whole genome shotgun sequence, a single genomic window includes:
- the LOC139306242 gene encoding uncharacterized protein, which produces MLRRESDSHGLFSSGETSDNDCEMGASCGEVDVVCLCEAGPCTLYSEAHTPTPDTLLCEHCGKNRVMITRYSEGYGTEEECVLSDPQGESDADADIEDTDCRFDVHKHIHVFIHTQYLLVWCLTTYI; this is translated from the exons atgctGCGGAGGGAATCTGACTCCCACGGCCTCTTTTCCTCCGGAGAGACGTCTGACAATGACTGCGAG ATGGGGGCGAGTTGTGGAGAGGTAGATGTAGTGTGTCTGTGCGAGGCCGGTCCCTGTACACTTTACTCAGAAGCACACACGCCTACGCCG GACACGCTGCTGTGTGAGCACTGTGGAAAAAACAGAGTAATGATAACCAGGTACTCTGAGGGATACGGCACTGAG GAGGAGTGTGTTCTGTCTGACCCTCAGGGAGAGAGTGATGCAGATGCTGATATAGAGGATACAGATTGCAGGTTtgatgtgcacaaacacatacatgtgttTATTCACACGCAGTATCTCTTAGTTTGGTGTCTGACCACGTACATTTAA
- the LOC139306243 gene encoding kelch-like protein 26 has product MAVANPCVQKDWDEWKEEMEENRRKRWRERVRCTKLEVSDEEEEGEDDGEEEEAEDTGSEEEEVSEDEEEEEEEEEEEEMEIRVVEEMEEEGESVVEREVKEDEDEDEDEEKEVKKKVEELEKGEEGKNEVEREVKEDEELDAEEEKEVMETEEVEEEEKELENEVMREVKENGEVEEKEVTGTEEMEEEQEEGEDEFERDVMVNEEEDRQVREEEQVEEEDDGEEEHQQQEEIGQYHLAEQFREQMRRREDENIQQNQESTRRQEDKTVSEEENLSDSVESDHEDSYLTGSEDQCCNFERIKDDNNKQYKDPEELEDPNEKSWRNENSIQEARALEGEFEESENLTDEEETTDDAEAEHSTDEDVDSNWEDVVKIYRKEDYLTDVFGTLTEFRESSLLTDLTLSTEDGKSFHVHSPVLAAVSSLIRENLSRSNGIEKRKGNDTSVGVRMWSLSLGPDVDHVGLEAVVEFAYTGLVSRLNKNTVHQIKAAAQTLGTPRVLDLCTEEEEKFTKTGGQKKEERISAAEQMIISLQSIKQLWMDRVGCDIILEALGGSLPVHRVILAVLSDYFRGMFTLGMRECHQACVSLPFLLASELEALIDCSYSGALPLSWRCIFEITSTALQLQYQPALSLCLNFLQQEINPHSCLDVASFAEAYEMVELLEVADDFVLRQFQEVACTSKFKDLPAKQLLKYLNSLSLCVPSELVVFKAVVTWIQARPKIRLWLAKELMKTIHFPLMTFKEFKEVQSLNMWSDHSLAELYEAIFEDFCSNDIAPQSQCRIYMPKESLVLIGGDQTSEDLGSRSISRELWFGNSLRNHTGIKKAMEWRRLGEMPEPARFRHEVTVLKGQLYVFGGKKYYGISDTLNSVYRYDPLQNSWESLAEMQEKRCSFSVVVLGGKIYAIGGHCDPDYIDSVERYCPTANSWSFTWPLDLPLSGHVAKVLQGKIFVSGGLNSDYQCLASMFLYHPETGSTYLANMAKSRAHHCMETLGECLYVAGGITTDDSMTIVDQLACEVYNPVADSWTAFTFLSVSHVGAGSAVLEGKFYVMGGYSQEDYSDTKMVHRYDPTSQRWENMGKMPGPNNDIRASLLYLPSHFRL; this is encoded by the exons ATGGCAGTGGCTAATCCATGCGTCCAGAAGGACTGGGATGAATggaaggaagagatggaggagaacaggagaaagagatggagggagcgGGTGAGATGTACTAAGCTGGAGGtgagtgatgaggaggaagaaggggaggacgatggtgaggaagaggaggcagaagaCACGggcagtgaggaagaggaagtgagtgaagatgaggaagaagaagaagaggaggaggaggaagaagaaatggaGATAAGGGTAgtagaggagatggaggaagaaggagaaagtgTGGTAGAGAGGGAGGttaaggaggatgaggatgaggatgaggatgaggagaaagaggtgaagaaa aaagtagaggagctggagaaaggggaggaaggaaaaaatgaggtagagagggaggttaaggaggatgaggagctgGATGcggaagaggagaaggaggtaaTGGAAACTGaagaagtggaggaagaggagaaggagttaGAGAATGAGGTGATGAGGGAGGTTAAAGAGAATGGAGAGgtggaagaaaaggaggtgaCGGGAAcagaagaaatggaggaagagcaggaagaaggagaagatgagTTTGAGAGGGATGTTATGGTgaatgaggaggaagacaggcagGTAAGGGAAGAAGAGCAGgttgaggaggaagatgatgggGAAGAGGAGCATCAGCAACAGGAGGAAATTGGACAATATCACCTGGCAGAGCAATTCAGAGAACAGATGAGAAGACGTGAGGATGAGAACATTCAGCAAAACCAAGAAAGTACAAGAAGGCAAGAAGACAAAACAGTCAGTGAGGAAGAAAATTTGTCAGATTCAGTGGAATCTGATCATGAAGATTCTTACTTGACGGGATCTGAGGATCAATGTTGCAACTTTGAAAGGATAAAggatgacaacaacaaacaatataaGGATCCTGAGGAACTGGAGGATCCTAATGAAAAGTCATGGAGGAATGAAAATAGCATCCAAGAAGCGAGGGCCTTAGAGGGAGAATTTGAGGAAAGTGAGAATTTGACAGATGAGGAAGAGACTACAGATGACGCGGAAGCAGAACATTCAACGGACGAAGACGTGGATAGTAATTGGGAAGATGTGGTAAAGATTTACCGCAAAGAGGATTATCTCACAGATGTATTCGGCACCTTGACAGAGTTCAGGGAATCTTCCCTTCTCACTGACCTTACTTTGAGCACAGAGGATGGAAAGAGTTTTCATGTACACTCCCCTGTTCTGGCTGCTGTCAGCTCCCTCATCCGGGAAAATCTGAGTAGAAGTAATGgaattgaaaaaagaaaaggcaatgATACGAGCGTTGGCGTCCGCATGTGGTCACTGTCTCTGGGTCCAGATGTAGATCACGTTGGATTAGAGGCAGTTGTGGAGTTTGCCTACACTGGACTCGTATCACGTTTGAACAAGAACACTGTGCACCAGATAAAGGCTGCAGCTCAAACATTGGGTACCCCCAGGGTGCTAGATCtctgcacagaggaagaggaaaaattCACAAAAACTGGAGggcagaagaaagaagaaaggatcTCGGCTGCAGAACAAATGATCATCAGTCTTCAGTCCATCAAACAGTTGTGGATGGACAGAGTGGGCTGTGATATCATTCTGGAAGCTCTCGGAGGATCGCTTCCTG TCCACAGAGTCATTCTGGCTGTGTTGAGTGACTACTTCCGTGGCATGTTCACCTTGGGGATGAGGGAGTGCCATCAGGCCTGTGTGAGCCTTCCCTTCCTTTTGGCTTCAGAGCTGGAGGCTCTGATTGACTGCTCCTACAGCGGGGCTCTCCCCCTCAGCTGGAGGTGCATCTTTGAGATCACCAGCACCGCTCTCCAGCTCCAATACCAACCTGCCCTCTCCTTGTGCCTTAACTTCCTGCAACAAGAAATAAATCCTCACTCCTGCCTGGATGTGGCATCTTTTGCTGAGGCCTATGAGATGGTGGAGCTTCTTGAAGTCGCAGATGATTTTGTCTTGCGGCAATTCCAAGAGGTGGCATGCACCTCAAAGTTCAAGGACCTGCCAGCCAAACAGCTGCTAAAGTACCTGAACAGTCTCTCGCTCTGTGTTCCATCTGAGCTTGTGGTGTTCAAAGCAGTGGTGACATGGATCCAAGCAAGGCCCAAGATAAGGCTGTGGCTTGCTAAAGAACTTATGAAAACCATCCACTTTCCCCTTATGACGTTCAAGGAATTCAAAGAGGTCCAATCTCTGAACATGTGGTCTGATCACAGCCTGGCAGAGCTCTATGAAGCAATTTTTGAGGATTTCTGCTCGAATGACATTGCACCACAAAGTCAGTGCCGCATCTATATGCCGAAAGAGAGTCTGGTCTTGATTGGAGGTGACCAGACATCTGAAGATCTGGGTAGCCGCAGCATTAGCAGAGAACTCTGGTTTGGGAATTCCCTGAGGAACCATACAGGGATAAAAAAGGCCATGGAATGGAGAAGGTTGGGAGAGATGCCAGAGCCAGCGAGGTTCAGACATGAGGTGACTGTGCTCAAAGGACAACTATATGTGTTTGGAGGCAAGAAGTATTATGGCATCAGTGACACCCTGAATTCTGTTTACAG GTATGACCCCCTTCAAAACAGCTGGGAGAGCCTGGCGGAAATGCAAGAGAAGAGATGCTCTTTTTCCGTAGTTGTGCTGGGTGGAAAGATATATGCCATCGGCGGACACTGTGACCCTGACTATATTGACAGTGTGGAACGATACTGCCCCACTGCAAACTCTTGGAG CTTCACTTGGCCCTTGGATCTGCCTCTGAGTGGCCATGTAGCAAAAGTTTTACAAGGGAAGATCTTTGTTTCAGGAGGCCTGAACAGCGACTACCAATGTCTTGCATCCATGTTTCTTTACCACCCAGAGACTGGAAGCACTTATTTGGCAAACATGGCTAAATCTCGAGCTCATCACTGCATGGAGACCCTGGGTGAATGTCTTTATGTAGCAGGTGGAATCACCACAGATGATAGCATGACTATTGTCGACCAGCTAGCTTGTGAGGTGTACAATCCAGTGGCCGACTCCTGGACTGCcttcacatttctgtcagtGTCACATGTAGGAGCAGGAAGTGCAGTTTTGGAAGGAAAGTTTTATGTGATGGGTGGATACAGCCAGGAGGACTACAGTGACACGAAGATGGTCCATCGTTATGATCCCACCTCACAGAGATGGGAGAACATGGGCAAGATGCCTGGACCGAACAACGACATAAGAGCATCTCTGCTGTATTTGCCATCACATTTCCGATTGTAA
- the LOC139305852 gene encoding cerebellin-1-like, which produces MEFRALLLLTLLGLLLVEPGFGQRGDMDISEWLKEKVELMKNLEDKLKHAERWQNDVEALEARLNATVDELTRQKAEVDRLSKDNEGLQTRLNVTEKELDKLKQNSDKGAPRVAFSASLANLGEIYRGPCTDKTLVFKRVFSNTGNGYDQNTGIFTAPVNGLYYFSFSTYGYNTHVMGAILMKNSIHQISTYDSPSADGSDSSSNAVVLQLAAGDKVYMELWDNGRVFDNLNGHTTFSGFLVIPM; this is translated from the exons ATGGAGTTCAGGGCTTTGCTTCTGCTGACCCTCCTGGGGCTCTTGCTTGTGGAGCCAGGGTTTGGACAGAGAGGCGACATGGATATTAGTGAGtggctgaaagaaaaagtgGAATTAATGAAGAACTTGGAGGACAAACTGAAACATGCAGAAAGATGGCAGAATGATGTTGAAGCTCTGGAGGCCAGGCTCAATGCGACTGTAGACGAGCTGACAAGACAGAAAGCTGAAGTGGACAGACTGAGCAAAGACAATGAAG GCCTGCAAACGAGACTGAATGTCACCGAGAAGGAACTTGATAAACTGAAACAGAATAGTGATAAAG GTGCTCCTCGGGTTGCGTTCTCAGCCTCTTTGGCAAACTTAGGGGAGATTTACAGAGGACCCTGCACAGACAAGACCCTGGTTTTCAAAAGGGTCTTCTCAAACACTGGCAATGGTTATGACCAAAATACAG gaaTCTTCACAGCACCGGTGAACGGTCTCTACTACTTCAGCTTCAGTACCTATGGCTACAACACCCATGTCATGGGGGccattttaatgaaaaacagcatCCATCAAATTTCAACATATGATAGCCCTTCGGCTGATGGCTCAGACAGTAGCAGTAATGCTGTTGTTCTGCAATTGGCTGCTGGTGATAAGGTGTACATGGAACTGTGGGATAACGGCAGAGTGTTTGACAACCTGAATGGACACACCACCTTCAGTGGTTTTCTTGTCATCCCTATGTAA
- the LOC139306244 gene encoding C-type mannose receptor 2-like translates to MQWSLFLLILMGQCSFFTCRLYEYHVIEESKTWKDAQTHCREHHTDLATVYDVTDMTRLRDSTKNQDEAWIGLYSNPGGDNRRWHWSLPGVEFNDRETEWGAGEPYNGQPRENCVWLNNKKLTDDECTNERKFICYDETKKKNKSFHLIDNQMTWPEAQNYCRENHTDLVSGRKQLKDDELKNKKQFWIGLFRDTWRWSDGSNFSFRNWEVFEDEEDDDDKKCAMTVSNGKWGSDDCNEIKPFVCYDDVVILIEKNKTWEEALTYCRKNHRDLVSITNLDQQRWVQEKAKEADTTHVWLGLRYTCTLGFWFWVSDEVVRHENWASDGEKDGCGMSAAMDTGGQHKWFKKAETEQFNFICSKR, encoded by the exons ATGCAGTGGAGTCTGTTTCTGCTCATTCTGATGG GTCAGTGTTCCTTCTTCACATGTCGCCTGTATGAATACCACGTTATTGAAGAGAGTAAGACCTGGAAGGATGCCCAGACGCACTGCAGAGAGCATCACACTGACCTGGCCACAGTGTATGACGTGACAGACATGACGAGACTCCGTGACTCTACAAAGAATCAAGACGAAGCCTGGATTGGGCTGTACAGCAACCCAGGGGGAGACAACAGGAGGTGGCACTGGTCTCTACCAGGGGTGGAGTTCAACGATAGGGAGACAGAATGGGGTGCAGGAGAGCCGTATAATGGCCAACCTCGAGAGAACTGTGTGTGGCTCAACAATAAGAAATTGACTGATGACGAATGTACTAACGAAAGAAAATTCATCTGCTACGATG aaacaaaaaaaaaaaataaaagcttccaTTTGATTGACAATCAGATGACCTGGCCAGAGGCTCAGAACTACTGCAGAGAAAATCACACTGATCTGGTCAGTGGACGCAAACAGTTAAAAGACGACGAACTCAAGAATAAAAAGCAGTTCTGGATCGGCCTGTTCAGAGACACCTGGAGGTGGTCAGATGGGAGCAATTTCTCTTTCAGAAACTGGGAGGTatttgaagatgaagaagacgaTGACGATAAGAAATGTGCTATGACTGTGTCAAATGGAAAATGGGGCTCTGATGATTGTAATGAGATAAAACCCTTCGTCTGCTATGACG ATGTCGTGATCCTGATCGAAAAAAACAAGACCTGGGAGGAGGCCTTGACTTACTGCAGAAAGAACCACCGTGACCTGGTCTCCATCACTAACCTAGACCAGCAGAGATGGGTCCAAGAGAAAGCCAAGGAGGCCGACACTACCCACGTCTGGCTGGGCCTGCGCTACACCTGCACTCTGGGTTTCTGGTTCTGGGTCAGTGACGAGGTGGTCCGCCATGAGAACTGGGCTTCAGATGGAGAGAAGGACGGCTGTGGCATGTCTGCAGCCATGGACACAGGAGGACAACATAAGTGGTTCAAAAAGGCTGAAACTGAGCAGTTTAATTTCATCTGTTCTAAGCGTtga
- the LOC139306246 gene encoding C-type mannose receptor 2-like — MQWSLFLLLMGQCSFFTCRLYEYHVIEESKTWKDAQTHCREHHTDLATVYDVTDMTRLRDSTKNQDEAWIGLYSNPGGDNRRWHWSLPGVEFNDRETEWGAGEPYNGQPLENCVWLDNKKLTDDECTNERKFICYDETKKLNKSFHLIDNQMTWPEAQNYCRENHTDLVSGRKQLKDDELRNEKVFWIGLFRDTWRWSDGSNFSFRNWEVFEDEEDDDNNKCAMTVLNGKWGSDDCNEIKPFVCYDDDVILIEKNKTWEEALTYCRKNHRDLVSITNLDQQRWVQEKAKEADTTHVWLGLRYTCTLGFWFWVSDEVVRHENWASDGEKDGCGMSAAMDTGGQHKWFKKAETEQFNFICSKR, encoded by the exons ATGCAGTGgagtctgtttctgctgctgatgg GTCAGTGTTCCTTCTTCACATGTCGCCTGTATGAATACCACGTTATTGAAGAGAGTAAGACCTGGAAGGATGCCCAGACGCACTGCAGAGAGCATCACACTGACCTGGCCACAGTGTATGACGTGACAGACATGACGAGACTCCGTGACTCTACAAAGAATCAAGACGAAGCCTGGATTGGGCTGTACAGCAACCCAGGGGGAGACAACAGGAGGTGGCACTGGTCTCTACCAGGGGTGGAGTTCAACGATAGGGAGACAGAATGGGGTGCAGGAGAGCCGTATAATGGCCAACCTCTAGAGAACTGTGTGTGGCTCGACAATAAGAAATTGACTGATGACGAATGTACTAACGAAAGAAAATTCATCTGCTACGATG aaacaaaaaaattaaataaaagcttCCATTTGATTGACAATCAGATGACCTGGCCAGAGGCTCAGAACTACTGCAGAGAAAATCACACTGATCTGGTCAGTGGACGCAAACAGTTAAAAGACGACGAACTCAGGAATGAAAAGGTGTTCTGGATCGGCCTGTTCAGAGACACCTGGAGGTGGTCAGATGGGAGCAATTTCTCTTTCAGAAACTGGGAGGTatttgaagatgaagaagacgatgacaacaacaaatgtgCTATGACTGTGTTAAATGGAAAATGGGGATCTGATGATTGTAATGAGATAAAACCCTTCGTCTGCTATGACG ATGACGTGATCCTGATCGAAAAAAACAAGACCTGGGAGGAGGCCTTGACTTACTGCAGAAAGAACCACCGTGACCTGGTCTCCATCACTAACCTAGACCAGCAGAGATGGGTCCAAGAGAAAGCCAAGGAGGCCGACACTACCCACGTCTGGCTGGGCCTGCGCTACACCTGCACTCTGGGTTTCTGGTTCTGGGTCAGTGACGAGGTGGTCCGCCATGAGAACTGGGCTTCAGATGGAGAGAAGGACGGCTGTGGCATGTCTGCAGCCATGGACACAGGAGGACAACATAAGTGGTTCAAAAAGGCTGAAACTGAGCAGTTTAATTTCATCTGTTCTAAGCGTtga
- the LOC139305846 gene encoding fibrinogen- and Ig-binding protein-like, with product MVSKVIFLLALFGAPSSELPHTRTCEAEPHQDTPTHCSNYKNILHINDRQRRLNEKQMMLEERLDAMEGKTRLHLESANSNISALEILVTNLSRALKDLERMKLQTETEFKGTRRQLEKHRVDLGSLKREVRELVKHRERVGGNFSAIEKKLVTTERQLTEKKAKLESLETETEAAFNDTQRLLNLYKNELSHLNMTAQELEVKVQARLDATKTELEAKLEKMQNNSEAFSAKLNQQKAEVDEFKEETDSKFRNVDKHLKAQNTIVDRQKADIVTLKTDTAGIKTRLRSTEEKATEQNNLKLEVNRIKAEVNAKVAFSATVTESRDAFTGPAHTSKILIFNKIFTNIGSAYSCKTGIFTAQLKGVYHFSFMTFGYNSHTSGAILVKNGHIQVSTWEFTGPDASDTTSNSVNLELNVRDTVNIILWKGGKVHSSVFSGFLLFPTS from the exons ATGGTCTCCAAGGTGATTTTCCTTCTAGCTTTATTTGGCGCTCCATCTTCTGAACTCCCACACACGCGTACGTGTGAGGCAGAGCCACACCAAGACACACCAACTCATtgctcaaattacaaaaacattttacacattaatgacagacagagaagacttaatgagaaACAAATGATGCTGGAAGAAAGGCTTGATGCTATGGAAGGTAAGACCAGACTTCATCTTGAGTCTGCAAACAGCAACATTAGTGCGCTCGAAATCTTAGTGACCAACCTTTCAAGAGCACTAAAGGACCTTGAAAGGATGAAGTTACAAACTGAGACGGAGTTCAAAGGCACGAGGAGGCAGCTGGAGAAACACAGAGTTGACCTTGGCAGCCTGAAGAGAGAGGTTCGAGAACTGGTCAAACACAGGGAAAGAGTTGGTGGAAACTTCAGCGCGATTGAAAAGAAACTCGTCACGACTGAGAGGCAGTTGACGGAAAAAAAAGCCAAGCTTGAGAGTCTGGAGACAGAAACTGAGGCTGCGTTCAACGACACACAGAGACTCCTGAATCTGTATAAGAATGAACTTTCCCACCTTAACATGACGGCCCAGGAGCTTGAAGTGAAAGTCCAAGCCCGACTGGATGCCACAAAGACGGAACTTGAAGCTAAACTggagaaaatgcaaaacaacagtgaag CTTTCAGCGCAAAACTGAATCAACAAAAAGCTGAAGTTGATGAATTTAAGGAAGAAACTGACAGCAAATTCAGGAATGTTGACAAACACCTGAAAGCACAAAACACTATAGTGGACCGGCAGAAGGCTGACATTGTCACTCTCAAGACCGACACTGCAG GAATAAAAACCAGACTGCGGTCGACTGAGGAAAAAGCTACCgaacaaaacaacctcaaactAGAGGTGAACAGAATTAAAGCAGAAG tcAATGCTAAGGTGGCATTTTCTGCAACTGTAACCGAATCTCGTGATGCGTTCACTGGACCTGCCCACACCAGCAAAATTCTGATCTTCAACAAAATCTTCACAAACATTGGCAGCGCTTACAGCTGTAAAACAG gCATCTTCACTGCTCAACTGAAAGGAGTTTACCACTTTTCATTCATGACTTTTGGCTACAACAGCCACACTTCTGGTGCCATCCTGGTGAAGAATGGACATATACAAGTGAGCACCTGGGAATTCACAGGACCAGATGCCAGCGACACCACCAGCAACTCAGTAAATCTTGAACTGAATGTCAGAGACACCGTCAACATCATCCTGTGGAAAGGTGGAAAAGTACATTCAAGTGTCTTCAGTGGGTTTCTCCTCTTCCCTACATCGTAA
- the LOC139305838 gene encoding kelch-like protein 33, with amino-acid sequence MEFTRRYLPMEWEERWRKEKERRKRVIEEGGEGIEQDNRELRRIMAYNDSRMGLTTGRGKKEASEVRVSGTSQEGIGEHMNEEAFEDEGPGDNVHTYHSETYPEEVFMALKEFWDSSLLTDLTLTADNEISFDVHSPILAAVSSFIRDRLRVESGERSDNDKDVKVQRRSVSLGPEVDHVGLQAVVEFAYTGAVLSLNKDNMGPIKAAAQALGVPRVLDLCNKEARMKEVGSPKKEDRKISALEQMKITLQSIKQLWAERVGCDVILDVDGALFHVHRVILAASSDYFRGMFTCGMRESYQTCVSLPFLLASELEALISCSYSGTLQLSWDCVFEITCMALQLQFQPALSLCLDFMRQEMEASSCLDVVSFAEAYGLSELLEEANDFVLKNFWEVSATAKFQDLPAEKLLDIVRCDGLCVPSELAVFRAVIFWVEADPEERLGQAGVLMTGVRFPLMTFREFREVRAINLRMECFGNKEVELYGSALKEFGFSLPKTEDQCRVRHPKDALVLVGGDQLNPDVGQRMPSRELWFANTLRSGTGLVKEMEWRRLGEMPGKPKFRHGVAAMVGRLYVVGGCHFYTKDDMMKSAYSYDPVQDSWKRLADMQEFRSNFSVVVHEERLYAIGGDKEININVDSVEMYNPDSDTWSFVRSLDQALSGHAVTVIDGGIFISGGFNCKYVCLVSMFLYHPERGTTYLADMTHDRAQHCMEPLRGHLYVAGGVCNLRKFYTDQLACEVYDPVADSWTAFASLPMPHVGAASAVLEGKIYILGGYCQDDYSESGLVHRFDPSTQRWENMGKLPGAVTDIRACLLQLPPHFRL; translated from the exons ATGGAGTTTACCAGGCGATACTTGCCAATGGAATGGGAAGAGCgatggaggaaagagaaggagaggcgGAAAAGAGTGATTGAAGAAGGTGGAGAAGGGATAGAACAGGACAACCGCGAGCTGAGGAGGATCATGGCTTACAATGACTCCAGGATGGGGCTGACAACCGGGAGGGGTAAGAAAGAGGCgtcagaggtcagggtgagTGGTACTAGTCAGGAGGGAATTGGGGAGCATATGAACGAGGAAGCATTTGAGGATGAAGGACCTGGTGATAATGTCCACACATATCACAGTGAAACCTATCCTGAAGAGGTATTCATGGCCCTGAAGGAATTCTGGGATTCATCTCTTCTCACAGATCTGACTCTGACCGCTGATAATGAGATCAGCTTTGACGTGCACTCCCCTATCCTTGCTGCTGTCAGCTCCTTCATCCGAGACAGACTGAGGGTTGAAAGTGGAGAACGATCAGACAATGACAAGGATGTAAAAGTCCAAAGGAGGTCAGTGTCTCTGGGTCCTGAGGTTGATCACGTTGGGCTACAGGCAGTTGTGGAGTTTGCCTACACTGGAGCTGTGTTGTCTTTGAACAAAGACAACATGGGCCCAATTAAGGCTGCGGCTCAAGCACTGGGGGTCCCTAGAGTACTTGATCTCTGTAACAAAGAGGCAAGGATGAAGGAAGTTGGAAGTCCTAAGAAGGAAGACCGAAAGATCTCTGCTCTAGAACAGATGAAGATTACTCTTCAGTCCATTAAACAGTTGTGGGCAGAGAGAGTGGGCTGTGATGTGATTTTGGATGTGGACGGGGCTTTATTCCATG TCCACAGAGTTATCCTGGCGGCAAGCAGTGATTACTTTCGTGGCATGTTTACCTGCGGAATGAGGGAATCCTATCAGACCTGTGTTTCCCTTCCCTTCCTGTTAGCTTCTGAGTTAGAGGCTCTGATTAGCTGCTCCTACAGTGGGACCCTTCAACTTAGTTGGGACTGTGTCTTCGAGATCACCTGCATGGCCCTCCAGCTTCAGTTCCAGCCTGCCCTTTCGCTTTGCCTTGACTTTATGCGACAGGAAATGGAGGCAAGCTCCTGCCTGGATGTGGTGTCTTTTGCTGAAGCCTATGGGCTATCAGAGCTCCTTGAGGAAGCCAATGACTTTGTACTGAAGAACTTTTGGGAGGTGTCAGCCACAGCAAAGTTTCAGGACCTCCCAGCAGAGAAGCTTCTAGACATCGTCCGCTGTGATGGTCTCTGTGTTCCCTCAGAGTTGGCTGTCTTTCGAGCTGTAATCTTCTGGGTTGAGGCTGATCCTGAGGAGAGATTGGGCCAGGCTGGCGTACTGATGACAGGAGTTCGCTTCCCCCTCATGACCTTTCGAGAGTTCAGGGAGGTCAGGGCCATTAACCTGCGCATGGAGTGCTTCGGAAACAAGGAGGTGGAACTCTATGGTTCAGCACTCAAGGAATTTGGTTTCAGCCTACCAAAAACAGAAGATCAGTGCAGGGTCCGGCATCCCAAAGACGCTCTGGTTCTCGTCGGGGGAGACCAGCTGAACCCAGATGTGGGTCAGCGCATGCCAAGTAGGGAACTGTGGTTCGCAAACACCCTACGCAGTGGTACAGGGTTGGTGAAGGAGATGGAGTGGAGGAGGCTGGGTGAGATGCCAGGCAAGCCAAAGTTCAGGCACGGAGTAGCAGCAATGGTGGGAAGGTTGTACGTCGTTGGAGGATGTCACTTCTACACCAAGGATGACATGATGAAATCTGCTTACAG TTATGACCCTGTGCAGGACAGCTGGAAGAGGTTGGCTGACATGCAAGAGTTTAGAAGTAACTTCTCAGTGGTGGTACACGAGGAGCGTCTTTATGCCATCGGTGGAGATAAGGAGATCAACATCAACGTAGACAGTGTCGAGATGTACAACCCAGACAGTGACACCTGGAG CTTTGTCCGGTCCCTGGACCAGGCTCTGAGTGGCCATGCTGTCACTGTCATAGATGGAGGAATCTTCATATCTGGAGGTTTCAACtgtaagtatgtgtgtctgGTTTCCATGTTCCTGTACCACCCAGAGAGAGGAACCACCTACCTGGCAGACATGACCCATGACCGGGCCCAGCATTGCATGGAGCCCCTGCGAGGCCATCTTTACGTCGCCGGTGGTGTTTGTAACCTGAGGAAGTTTTACACTGATCAACTAGCCTGTGAGGTGTATGATCCTGTGGCCGATTCCTGGACTGCTTTTGCATCACTGCCTATGCCCCATGTGGGTGCAGCCTCAGCCGTCCTGGAGGGTAAGATCTACATACTGGGAGGATACTGCCAGGACGATTACAGTGAGAGCGGACTGGTCCACCGGTTCGATCCCAGCACACAGCGATGGGAGAACATGGGCAAACTTCCTGGGGCTGTTACTGACATACGGGCCTGTCTTCTCCAGCTGCCCCCACACTTCAGACTTTAG